The nucleotide window TGAGTTGGCGTCGGAATATCTGCTGATGGCGGCCATGCTCATCGAGATCAAGTCGCGCATGTTGTTGCCGGTCAAGAAGGCCGACACTGGCGAAGAAGCGGAAGATCCGCGCGCCGAACTCGTCCGCCGTCTGCTTGAGTACGAGCAGATGAAGCTGGCTGCGCAGAAGCTCGACACCTTGCCGGTGTTGGGCCGCGACTTCCTGCGCTCGCAGGTGTACATCGAGCAGAGTCTGCAACCGCGCTTCCCCGATGTCGATTCCGAGGACTTGCGCGCGGCGTGGGCCGAAGTGCTGCGCCGGGCCAAGCTGGTCCAGCATCACCGGATTTCGCGCGAAGAGTTGTCCGTTCGCGAGCACATGAGCCAGATTCTGCGGCGTTTGCAGGGTGCGCGGTTCATGGAGTTCAGCGAGTTGTTCGACGTCGGGCGCGGCGTGCCGGTCGTGGTGGTCAACTTCATCGCCATGCTGGAACTGGCGCGCGAGTCGCTGCTCGAGATCACGCAGGCCGAGCCGTTCGCGC belongs to Pandoraea norimbergensis and includes:
- a CDS encoding segregation and condensation protein A; protein product: MTEAPASAGAPPRAASGAVEGKAAELPAPPEGQDTTPDTVDGVARARLYGEPLFAMPNDLYIPPDALEIFLEAFEGPLDLLLYLIRKQNFNVLDIPMAQVTKQYLLYVEQIRTTNLELASEYLLMAAMLIEIKSRMLLPVKKADTGEEAEDPRAELVRRLLEYEQMKLAAQKLDTLPVLGRDFLRSQVYIEQSLQPRFPDVDSEDLRAAWAEVLRRAKLVQHHRISREELSVREHMSQILRRLQGARFMEFSELFDVGRGVPVVVVNFIAMLELARESLLEITQAEPFAPIYVRLTYSPN